TCCCTCTAATAAATTTTTAGAGGAAATAGTGACTAGAAAGTTTAAAACTTATGAGGAGACTATTGAACATATAATAACGCATTATATATTGTAGGTGAGGTTTATGGGAGTACCTGTTATAGTGGGTGGGTTTAATGAGTTGTCTACTATTGATACTGATGGCATTGCCTTCAGTATTTTTTTCCAGGGGTGTCGGCGGCGATGCCCTGGGTGCCATAATCCCGAACTCCAGCCTTTTGAAGGAGGGCAACAATTAAATACGGAAGATATAATTACCAAGATTACTAAACACTTGGATTGGTATGATGCTGTATGTTTTTTAGGTGGAGAGCCCCTAGAACAGCCTGAAGCATTAACAGACCTTTTAGATAAGTCAAAAGACTTGGGATTAGAACGCTGGTTATACACGGGTTATGAAGTTAAAGATATTCCAGCAAAGATATATAATCTTTGTTCTGTTATTGTGGCGGGAGAATT
This portion of the Moorella sp. E308F genome encodes:
- a CDS encoding 4Fe-4S single cluster domain-containing protein; translated protein: MSTIDTDGIAFSIFFQGCRRRCPGCHNPELQPFEGGQQLNTEDIITKITKHLDWYDAVCFLGGEPLEQPEALTDLLDKSKDLGLERWLYTGYEVKDIPAKIYNLCSVIVAGEFRQDLFTGGFPASLNQMVIDRRV